The Bernardetia litoralis DSM 6794 genome includes a window with the following:
- the cmr3 gene encoding type III-B CRISPR module-associated protein Cmr3, with the protein MNIEIAALDTLFFRDAKPFERGSENWATGVFPPMPSVFYGALRSAFLGQNSQNKIESNIIASESLVINSLLLKNFSREGDEDEIILPIPLDLISFKDSDESKLLDYCKNDFVSSKGKRFDGFLRSYESEKTEELAGKAFLKKLDFLEYLKGNQDTFNSIKIQENTTLEPKIGIGRDNNTNVADTGLLYRVGMVRPVKEDNVYNFLREFKFVIDFEFKENINILAKGLLKLGGENKVASYATTTKDNIFNCPEITSNYFKVYLSTPAIFENGWYPKIFENKILTCAVGKPQMIGGFDINKKMPKVMQKAVPAGSVYYIKVETNKEAKELIQKLHGNSISEYKKEEGFGICYVAKISQTIN; encoded by the coding sequence ATGAATATTGAAATAGCTGCTTTAGATACTTTATTTTTTAGAGATGCAAAACCTTTTGAAAGAGGAAGTGAAAATTGGGCTACAGGAGTTTTTCCTCCAATGCCTTCTGTATTTTATGGTGCGTTGAGAAGTGCTTTTCTGGGGCAAAATTCTCAAAATAAAATAGAATCAAATATCATTGCTTCTGAAAGTCTAGTTATTAATAGTTTACTTTTAAAAAATTTTTCTAGAGAAGGAGATGAAGATGAAATTATTCTTCCTATTCCACTAGATTTGATTTCTTTTAAAGATTCAGATGAGAGTAAATTGCTTGACTATTGTAAAAATGATTTTGTTTCAAGTAAAGGAAAGAGATTTGATGGTTTTTTACGATCTTATGAAAGTGAAAAAACTGAAGAGTTGGCTGGAAAAGCCTTTTTAAAAAAACTAGATTTTCTAGAGTATTTAAAAGGTAACCAAGATACTTTTAATTCAATAAAAATTCAAGAAAATACAACTTTAGAGCCTAAAATTGGAATAGGTAGAGACAACAATACAAATGTAGCAGATACAGGGTTATTGTATAGAGTAGGTATGGTTAGACCTGTAAAAGAAGATAACGTTTACAATTTTCTTAGAGAGTTTAAGTTTGTCATAGACTTTGAATTTAAAGAAAATATTAATATTCTTGCAAAAGGTTTATTGAAATTAGGAGGCGAAAATAAAGTAGCTAGTTATGCTACAACTACAAAGGATAATATATTTAATTGTCCTGAAATAACATCTAATTATTTCAAAGTTTATCTATCTACTCCTGCAATTTTTGAGAATGGTTGGTATCCAAAAATTTTTGAAAATAAAATACTTACTTGTGCAGTAGGAAAACCTCAAATGATAGGTGGGTTTGATATAAATAAAAAAATGCCAAAGGTTATGCAAAAAGCTGTTCCTGCTGGTTCAGTTTATTATATTAAAGTTGAAACCAATAAGGAAGCAAAAGAATTAATCCAAAAATTGCACGGAAATTCTATTTCTGAATACAAGAAAGAGGAAGGATTTGGGATTTGTTATGTTGCTAAAATATCACAAACTATAAACTAA
- the cmr4 gene encoding type III-B CRISPR module RAMP protein Cmr4, with the protein MYQKANPLFLICETQLHAGSGDDLGIVDLPIQRERHTSFPKIEASSFKGAVREALENPKKNLILLQNDQNNFDETKYEEYQTKIHRIFGYDEKSDKGTKAFKGENKLNPDFAGCISFSDARLLLFPVKSMKGVFAWITCPRVLQQFEKDMKLTEGNENFEITNIPDQIEDGEAYLIGNSTNTKIGTSNIVLEEYAFEIKNPPLGTIGDKSLGEWISVNLFNEQPLWKEKVKKDILVLSNNDFKDFVNLSTEVITRTKIDNYTGTVATGQLFTEEYLPSESILYTLVLTAPELTKATSKLSVEEVESFFETSINSQEIIQVGGNSTLGKGLIRTKFLTQTKKGELNEQ; encoded by the coding sequence ATGTATCAAAAAGCAAATCCATTATTTTTAATCTGTGAAACTCAACTTCATGCTGGTAGTGGCGATGATTTGGGAATAGTAGACTTACCTATTCAAAGAGAAAGACATACGTCTTTTCCAAAAATAGAAGCATCTAGTTTTAAAGGTGCTGTTAGAGAAGCTTTGGAAAACCCAAAAAAAAACCTAATACTCTTGCAAAATGATCAAAATAATTTTGATGAAACAAAGTATGAAGAGTACCAAACCAAAATTCATAGAATATTTGGCTACGATGAAAAATCAGACAAAGGCACAAAGGCTTTTAAAGGAGAAAATAAATTAAATCCAGACTTTGCTGGTTGTATTAGTTTTTCTGACGCACGGTTATTATTATTTCCCGTTAAATCTATGAAAGGAGTTTTTGCATGGATTACATGTCCTCGTGTTTTGCAACAATTTGAGAAAGACATGAAACTTACTGAAGGAAATGAAAATTTTGAAATTACTAATATTCCAGATCAAATAGAAGATGGAGAAGCTTATTTAATAGGTAATTCAACCAATACAAAAATTGGAACAAGTAATATTGTTTTGGAAGAGTATGCTTTTGAAATTAAAAATCCACCTTTGGGTACTATTGGAGATAAAAGCTTAGGAGAATGGATTTCAGTGAATTTATTTAATGAACAACCTTTGTGGAAAGAAAAAGTAAAAAAAGATATACTTGTTTTATCTAATAATGATTTTAAAGATTTTGTTAATCTTAGTACAGAAGTAATAACAAGAACTAAAATAGATAATTATACAGGAACTGTTGCTACTGGACAGCTTTTTACAGAAGAATATCTACCTAGTGAAAGTATCTTATATACTTTAGTTTTGACAGCACCTGAATTAACAAAAGCAACTTCTAAACTATCAGTAGAAGAAGTTGAAAGTTTCTTTGAAACAAGCATTAATAGTCAAGAGATAATACAAGTAGGAGGAAATTCTACCTTAGGAAAGGGTTTAATTAGAACAAAATTTTTAACACAAACAAAGAAAGGAGAATTAAATGAGCAATAG
- the cmr5 gene encoding type III-B CRISPR module-associated protein Cmr5 — translation MSNRKKLEQGRAEFAYQCAEKGNEVSLKKTDVFENEVYYKDSKYKSYVKSIPMMIKANGLGATFAFILSKGAKDKKSDKAGTEKNPKNAYDLIYLQTYNYLSSFDKLDLFDNTKKEDLVNVIISKDSSQYRYLTVETLAFFNWLRRFAEGLVKGGEDE, via the coding sequence ATGAGCAATAGAAAAAAACTAGAACAAGGTAGAGCTGAATTTGCTTACCAGTGTGCAGAAAAAGGGAATGAAGTCAGTTTAAAAAAAACTGATGTATTTGAAAATGAAGTTTATTACAAAGATAGTAAGTATAAATCTTATGTAAAAAGCATTCCTATGATGATCAAAGCAAATGGTTTAGGAGCTACTTTTGCTTTTATTCTCTCTAAAGGAGCTAAAGACAAAAAGAGTGACAAGGCAGGCACAGAAAAAAACCCTAAAAATGCTTATGACCTTATCTATTTGCAAACCTATAACTATTTGAGTTCTTTCGATAAATTAGATCTTTTTGATAATACAAAAAAAGAAGATTTAGTTAATGTTATCATATCTAAAGATTCTTCTCAATACAGATATTTGACTGTGGAAACTCTAGCTTTTTTTAACTGGTTAAGAAGGTTTGCAGAAGGTTTAGTGAAAGGAGGGGAAGATGAGTGA
- the cmr6 gene encoding type III-B CRISPR module RAMP protein Cmr6 has translation MSEKKGIIVVQNINNQNIFKIKRADGKFVDLDDDKILDSIKLLKYDGKECKYFSKKARLVVWVDDEKIYDQEDKSKNHNPNQKNSKKEISAEELRYIEDKKVKLKEPTIDEVEILKSKNYKDSFNINKAFTPKYSPDLIRAIKKEDIDNFNLKLNKFSRFEKDEYDDTKSKFKFFDADKGVVNYQINSYFGSFDFSEFCIQQNVKAEKLCSLVNSKVFQIDWKLTIGLGNESIYETSITLHHIYGIPYIPSSGIKGIVRSWYILDNYGLDKQAEKNAKKEKVFCDVFGSDEKGYYNEARQGKIIFFDAFPTSNPNIETDIMNSHYPEYYGGTNNQPTDTQNPNPVLFLTVKDCSFQFIIGIRNLEDKELLETATKWIKEALTQKGIGAKTAVGYGYMTENN, from the coding sequence ATGAGTGAGAAAAAAGGTATCATCGTTGTACAAAATATCAACAACCAAAATATTTTTAAAATCAAAAGGGCAGATGGTAAGTTTGTAGATTTAGATGATGACAAAATTTTGGATTCTATAAAATTATTAAAATATGATGGAAAAGAATGTAAATATTTTAGTAAAAAAGCTAGATTAGTAGTTTGGGTAGATGATGAAAAAATTTACGATCAAGAAGATAAATCAAAAAATCATAACCCAAATCAAAAAAACTCTAAAAAAGAGATTTCTGCTGAAGAGTTGAGATATATTGAAGATAAGAAAGTTAAATTAAAAGAGCCAACTATAGATGAAGTAGAAATACTAAAAAGTAAAAACTATAAAGATTCTTTTAATATAAATAAAGCATTCACACCTAAATATTCACCTGATCTAATAAGAGCTATAAAAAAAGAAGATATAGATAATTTCAATTTAAAATTGAATAAATTTAGTCGATTTGAGAAAGACGAATATGATGATACCAAGTCTAAATTCAAGTTTTTTGATGCCGATAAAGGAGTAGTTAATTATCAAATCAATAGTTATTTTGGTAGTTTTGATTTTAGTGAGTTTTGCATTCAACAAAATGTAAAAGCTGAAAAGTTATGCAGTTTGGTAAATTCTAAAGTATTTCAAATTGATTGGAAATTAACTATTGGTTTAGGAAATGAATCAATTTATGAAACATCTATTACCTTACATCATATTTATGGAATTCCTTATATACCTTCTAGTGGAATAAAAGGAATAGTCAGAAGCTGGTATATTTTAGATAATTATGGTCTAGATAAACAAGCCGAAAAAAATGCTAAGAAAGAAAAGGTTTTTTGTGATGTATTTGGTTCAGATGAAAAGGGTTACTATAATGAAGCTAGACAAGGAAAAATAATTTTCTTTGATGCTTTTCCTACTTCCAACCCAAATATAGAAACCGACATTATGAACTCTCATTATCCAGAATATTATGGAGGAACTAACAACCAACCGACAGACACTCAAAACCCAAATCCAGTCTTATTTTTAACTGTAAAAGATTGTAGTTTTCAATTTATCATAGGTATTCGTAATTTAGAAGACAAGGAATTATTAGAAACTGCAACCAAATGGATAAAAGAAGCCCTAACCCAAAAAGGCATAGGAGCAAAAACAGCCGTAGGCTATGGTTACATGACAGAAAACAACTAA
- the csx20 gene encoding CRISPR-associated protein Csx20 produces the protein MPKLFLLFSHYVTEEQFEDAKKTLNITEFISLPKDLQQIFSNVPADLEAIDDYLQPILDWIDEHCKNQENYILIQGDFGATYFLVDYCKKNNYTTPMYATTERKSVEEVQEDGSIKTQRIFKHKRFRLY, from the coding sequence ATGCCAAAACTTTTCCTTCTTTTCTCCCACTACGTTACAGAAGAGCAGTTTGAAGATGCTAAAAAAACGCTGAATATAACAGAGTTTATAAGTTTGCCTAAAGATTTACAACAAATTTTTAGCAATGTTCCTGCTGATTTGGAAGCGATAGATGATTATTTGCAACCAATTTTAGATTGGATAGACGAACATTGCAAAAATCAAGAAAATTATATTTTGATACAAGGCGATTTTGGAGCAACTTACTTTTTAGTAGATTATTGTAAAAAAAATAATTATACTACTCCCATGTATGCCACCACAGAAAGAAAATCAGTAGAAGAAGTTCAAGAAGATGGTAGCATCAAAACACAACGCATTTTCAAACATAAACGATTTCGTTTGTATTAA
- the tnpA gene encoding IS200/IS605 family transposase, whose amino-acid sequence MAHSYVKIWIHAVFGTKNRKSIIVPTLKKQVHQIIVDELKGLNCSLLAINGMPNHVHILFLLNSQKNIAEVMKQLKGGNSYRINQQGLIKDKFAWQVGYGAFSVSELGIEKVKEYIKNQEIHHQKLTFQEEYERLIALHHVSENSKNG is encoded by the coding sequence ATGGCACATTCTTACGTCAAAATATGGATACATGCAGTTTTTGGTACAAAAAACAGAAAGTCTATTATTGTACCCACTCTTAAAAAACAAGTACATCAAATCATTGTCGATGAGCTAAAGGGATTAAATTGTTCTTTACTTGCCATCAATGGAATGCCTAACCATGTACATATACTGTTTTTGCTAAATAGTCAGAAAAATATAGCAGAAGTGATGAAGCAACTAAAAGGAGGAAATTCATACCGAATTAATCAACAAGGTTTAATAAAAGACAAATTTGCTTGGCAAGTGGGATATGGAGCTTTCTCTGTTAGTGAGTTGGGCATAGAGAAAGTAAAAGAGTATATCAAAAATCAAGAAATTCATCATCAAAAATTAACCTTCCAAGAAGAGTATGAGCGTTTAATTGCCTTACATCATGTGAGTGAAAATAGCAAAAACGGTTAA
- a CDS encoding CRISPR-associated protein, with protein MKVVTTVGTSLIENANNVNKKPTVSVPYYGKSTVFGRKKTYYKDWTNDGTFQTRITDIKKSLLKYFSDYQNIEVSAEIKSLKKIQKVQNTKLEVYLICTDTISSVICADMIKKWFDKHDPNEKEFVVVFNHDKEHIIENLRVGTQTDYEIGFMNLIDKIDNIVANDKTSILNITGGYKAIIPILTLYGQISELTLNYIYEDSEETEDVKPIEVKNLPFSLDISYIEPYIKYITDASRIDHNNTAKKLFDLGLVKDDTIPTELSIIGELIKKKLESDLPFIKPMMGYFVEYKLHEYYSKNLPKYNDISFDKVVLGYKLSDEHNEEMEDSDLWFEKDDNVIMVEIKPASIKQKKIREKVEKMIDFIPNVSIIKEFWVIIYEYEGNSINNNLQWFENVINENIKNKYPNITFKLKKLKINKNIIDGKRNSLLYHEFMRSEISHVEDLFEYIPKSQEN; from the coding sequence ATGAAAGTAGTTACAACAGTTGGTACTTCTCTAATAGAAAATGCTAATAACGTTAATAAAAAACCTACAGTAAGTGTTCCTTACTATGGAAAATCTACAGTATTTGGTAGAAAAAAAACTTATTACAAAGATTGGACAAATGATGGTACTTTTCAGACAAGAATTACAGATATAAAAAAATCTTTACTAAAATATTTTTCAGATTACCAAAACATAGAAGTTTCAGCAGAAATAAAAAGTTTAAAGAAAATACAAAAAGTTCAGAACACTAAACTAGAAGTATATCTGATTTGCACCGATACTATTTCATCTGTTATATGTGCTGATATGATAAAGAAATGGTTTGATAAACATGATCCAAATGAAAAAGAATTTGTGGTTGTTTTTAATCATGACAAAGAGCATATCATAGAAAATTTAAGAGTAGGAACACAAACTGATTATGAAATAGGTTTTATGAATCTGATTGATAAAATTGACAACATAGTTGCAAATGATAAAACTTCTATTCTTAATATTACAGGAGGTTATAAGGCTATAATTCCAATCTTAACTCTATATGGTCAGATTTCTGAATTAACCCTAAATTATATTTATGAAGATTCAGAAGAAACAGAAGATGTAAAACCAATAGAGGTAAAAAATCTACCTTTTAGTTTAGACATTAGTTACATAGAACCTTATATAAAATATATTACAGATGCTAGTAGAATAGATCATAATAATACTGCAAAAAAACTATTTGATTTAGGACTGGTAAAAGATGATACTATACCTACCGAGTTGTCAATTATAGGGGAGCTTATTAAAAAGAAATTAGAAAGTGATTTACCTTTTATTAAACCTATGATGGGGTATTTTGTAGAATACAAATTACATGAATACTATAGTAAAAACTTACCTAAATATAATGATATTTCATTTGATAAGGTAGTGTTAGGTTACAAATTAAGCGATGAACATAATGAAGAGATGGAAGATTCTGATTTATGGTTTGAGAAAGATGATAATGTAATTATGGTAGAAATAAAACCTGCCTCAATAAAACAAAAAAAAATAAGAGAGAAGGTAGAAAAAATGATAGATTTTATTCCAAATGTTTCTATAATTAAAGAGTTTTGGGTAATAATTTATGAATATGAAGGTAATAGTATAAACAATAATTTGCAATGGTTTGAAAATGTAATTAATGAAAATATCAAAAACAAATATCCTAATATTACATTCAAATTGAAAAAATTAAAAATCAATAAAAATATTATTGACGGCAAAAGAAATAGTCTTCTTTATCACGAATTTATGAGAAGTGAGATTAGTCATGTTGAAGATTTATTTGAATATATACCTAAAAGCCAAGAAAACTAA